In the genome of Hydractinia symbiolongicarpus strain clone_291-10 chromosome 5, HSymV2.1, whole genome shotgun sequence, one region contains:
- the LOC130644386 gene encoding WD repeat-containing protein 6-like, with protein MESCSKLPVTSLKIFNNLLLTGQGSKLVIYSLSSNKKLSSTKIFRSSRVHKICGENEKKLSTNFVILGARSARCVRISFTEDKASVSVLSEENIFKAWIWDGVWCSDDTILFISAHNTTFIWHPFSGKNTLVSSCTQQCILYSATFGTVNSNTVVAAGTVFNQVLLWKPKLKDYIKEHSFVPIYKKFVGHEGVIFGIQFHSTCQQIMSVSDDRSIRLWSIQDETCIRVLYGHAARVWDARYCDSGIVSVGEDSVCLVWNLDGQVVKKYSGHKGKSIWSLDVSKNTIVTGGGDGGIRRWDTLEELVIRNGPSLELSIPTESDDFPRSIKLCGHDAIMTCTNEGVVWKYVLSSKTWTKIYDDKKFQSYCCFDISSNLVAMGNLNGVVVVFFIDNANIFCVKKICSGKIFSLTWLLHNTAVFLLLTGPEGEIKLLAVKKTSTSVTIDIKVSFSLPHSRQRWVSAASLVKYREKNLGDDFLLVCGDRRGSLHLYEQTSQDPIQSILGVHGKTGVTQVISVDGCVYTTGRNGVYQKYEVDPIKKSMVLLDKQKACKGMDWIEGIWLNEDDVIVYGFYMQSYFAAWSNQSNELLFKIKCGGGYRSWDVLFPTADYRILSFAYLKGAIINAVSCTWNTKSHGRTIQENLHGREVLCMKIIGCTSVENENHYLIATCSEDTTINFMLYNPDSLSLTGIHTATGHIGGIKDIFFLPTSKQATNTLEGFFISCGSRTSLKVWFLKDYMVSSFVLAHSNSPLLRNNKTCMLDKNQGDVQNGTNDAILQNNFQSTIHLERWNNDFQKENRSVDNFQSNITCGLVAEIFNPETTMKKVKLKNHDLVDDMRFLCCTAFMLSDVFSDMWTSGVMCCVCACSDGFARIYTFYNATFELLATLDFHKHCVQTVAHCNTNERCVVFTTAADGRIAIWDVTKVLREYLDNLLEREVATSTFGHENVTTVNHVNQNKFKFHDINTPVFSLTQPSCSIKVHQSGVNALDVFETSTGFLLLSGGDDNALHMCKIECDLHEETKFSQIHAHISSISAVKIINDKLCVSTSIDQRIKFWKMTPSRFVLVREILSDVADISNLEIWSDRRCIYVGVTGIGIEIFKLSCEELI; from the exons ATGGAATCTTGTTCAAAACTGCCTGTTacatctttaaaaatatttaataatttactATTAACAG GTCAAGGTTCAAAACTGGTTATATATTCCTTAAGTTCAAATAAGAAGTTAAGTAGTACAAAGATATTTAGAAGCAGTCGTGTTCACAAAATATGTGGTGAAA atgaaAAGAAACTTTCAACAAACTTTGTAATCTTGGGGGCCAGAAGTGCTCGATGTGTGAGAATCTCATTTACTGAGGATAAAGCCAG TGTATCTGTTTtaagtgaagaaaatatttttaaagcatgGATATGGGATGGTGTATGGTGTAGCGATGataccattttgtttatttctgcTCACAACACAACATTTATATGGCATCCTTTTTCTGGTAAAAACACATTAGTTTCTAGCTGTACTCAGCAATGTATATT ATACTCTGCTACTTTTGGTACCGTGAATAGTAATACAGTAGTGGCAGCCGGGACTGTTTTCAATCAGGTTTTGCTTTGGAAACCTAAACTTAAAGATTACATAAAGGAGCACAGCTTTGTACCGATTTATAAGAAGTTTGTTGGTCATGAG GGTGTAATATTTGGAATTCAGTTTCATTCAACATGTCAGCAAATTATGTCCGTATCTGATGACCGCAGCATTCGATTATGGTCCATTCAAGATGAAACATGTATAAGGGTTCTCTATGGTCACGCTGCCCGTGTTTGGGATGCAAGATATTGTGATAGTGGTATTGTTAGTGTTGGTGAAGATTCAGTATGTCTTGTGTGGAACCTTGATGGTCAAGTAGTCAAAAAATACAGTGGTCACAAAG GCAAAAGCATTTGGAGTTTGGATGTATCAAAAAACACTATTGTTACGGGTGGTGGTGATGGTGGTATTAGAAGGTGGGACACATTGGAAGAACTCGTCATACGTAACG GACCTTCGTTAGAGCTTTCTATACCAACTGAATCTGACGATTTTCCACGCTCTATCAAGTTGTGTGGACATGATGCGATTATGACGTGTACAAATGaagg TGTCGTGTGGAAGTATGTTCTTTCATCAAAAacatggacaaaaatatatgatgataaaaaatttcaatccTATTGCTGTTTCGATATTTCTAGTAATTTGGTTGCCATGGGGAATCTTAATGGTGTCgtggttgttttttttattg ATAATGCTAACATTTTCTGTGTTAAAAAGATATGCAGTGGAAAAATCTTTAGTTTAACGTGGCTCCTACATAATACAGCTGTTTTTCTGCTTCTCACTGGACCTGAAGGTGAAATAAAGCTGCTTGCTGTCAAGAAAACGTCCACCTCCGTAACCATCGACATCAAAGTTTCATTTTCATTACCCCATTCGCGACAAAGATGGGTTTCTGCAGCCAGCCTGGTGAAATacagagaaaaaaatttgggggaTGATTTTTTGTTAGTGTGTGGGGACAGGAGAGGTTCTCTCCATCTTTATGAGCAGACTTCTCAG GACCCCATACAATCAATATTGGGAGTACATGGAAAAACTGGTGTTACACAAGTTATATCTGTGGATGGTTGCGTGTATACAACAGGACGGAATGGTGTTTATCAGAAATATGAAGTAGATCCGATCAAGAAATCTATGGTGTTGCTTGATAAGCAAAAG GCTTGCAAAGGAATGGATTGGATTGAAGGTATTTGGCTCAATGAGGATGATGTGATTGTCTATGGTTTTTACATG CAATCTTATTTCGCGGCTTGGAGCAATCAATCAAACGAACTGCTATTTAAAATCAAATGCGGAGGAGGGTATCGATCTTGGGATGTTCTCTTCCCTACCGCC GATTATAGAATTTTATCATTTGCCTACTTAAAAGGTGCCATCATCAATGCAGTTTCATGTACTTGGAACACGAAAAGTCATGGTCGAACTATCcag GAAAATCTACATGGTCGTGAAGTGTTGTGTATGAAAATAATAGGATGCACATCAGTTG AGAATGAAAATCATTACTTGATAGCAACTTGCAGTGAAGATACGACCATCAATTTTATGTTGT ATAATCCGGACAGCCTATCCCTGACCGGCATACACACCGCCACCGGTCACATTGGAGGTATAAAAGATATATTCTTTTTACCCACATCAAAGCAAGCTACAAACACACTGgaaggtttttttatttcttgtggaAGTCGAACATCTTTGAAAGTTTGGTTTTTGAAAGATTACATGGTTTCTTCATTCGTGCTTGCTCACAGCAATAGTCCTTTActaagaaataataaaacatgCATGCTTGATAAAAACCAGGGCGATGTACAAAATGGAACCAATGACGctattttacaaaataacttCCAAAGTACTATACATTTAGAAAGATGGAATAATGATTTTCAGAAAGAAAACCGTAGTGTTGATAATTTTCAAAGTAATATAACGTGTGGTCTTGTTGCGGAAATTTTCAATCCTGAAACGACCATGAAGAAAGtgaagttaaaaaatcatgaCTTGGTGGATGACATGAGATTTTTATGTTGTACTGCTTTCATGTTGTCGGATGTTTTTTCCGATATGTGGACGTCAGGTGTGATGTGCTGTGTTTGCGCATGCTCGGACGGTTTTGCCAG GATATACACGTTTTACAATGCTACATTCGAACTATTAGCGACGTTGGACTTTCATAAACATTGCGTGCAAACTGTCGCTCATTGTAACACTAATGAGCGATGTGTCGTTTTTACGACAGCTGCAGATGGTAGGATTGCGATCTGGGATGTTACGAAAGTGTTGCGAGAATACCTCGATAACTTACTGGAGCGTGAAGTTGCAACTTCTACATTTGGACATGAAAATGTAACTACCGTTAATCATGTGaaccaaaacaaatttaaattccaTGACATTAATACACCGGTATTCAGTCTTACACAACCTAGCTGCTCCATTAAAGTACATCAATCTGGGGTAAACGCATTGGACGTTTTTGAAACTTCAACAG GGTTCTTGTTACTGTCTGGTGGGGACGATAA